A single region of the Populus nigra chromosome 2, ddPopNigr1.1, whole genome shotgun sequence genome encodes:
- the LOC133682560 gene encoding cyclin-D5-1-like isoform X2: MLSACNEIKKMADESLSPGDLFCYEDFLGELAVADEDDTYIDITRTYVGDPDSEDEYLTLLANREPHQGFNANETLVLDASFRTARLEAITWILRTRKNFGFHFHTAYLSMIYFDRFLSSRFIDRNYTRVVSLISVGCISLAAKMEEVRVPSLPQLQTEGVTFESTNVERVELGILSTLQWRMNYATPFAFLRYFIIKFSRQDSPPRETVSRTVQSILALMREIHLMSHRPSVIAAAATLVVLNNSLTRTTLETQMNSIAYPGFLNIVSD, encoded by the exons ATGCTCTCAGCATgcaatgaaataaagaaaatggcAGACGAATCTTTATCTCCCGGTGATCTTTTTTGTTATGAAGATTTTCTTGGTGAATTGGCAGTAGCAGATGAAGATGATACATACATTGATATTACAAGGACTTATGTTGGTGACCCAGATTCGGAAGACGAGTATTTGACGTTGTTGGCTAATCGAGAGCCTCATCAAGGTTTTAATGCTAATGAAACTTTGGTTCTTGATGCCTCGTTTAGAACTGCCCGCTTGGAAGCTATTACATGGATTCTCAGA ACAAGAAAAAACtttggttttcattttcataCCGCATACTTGTCAATGATATATTTTGATCGGTTCCTTTCAAGCCGTTTCATTGAT AGAAATTATACTAGGGTAGTTAGCTTGATATCTGTAGGCTGTATTTCTTTGGCCGCAAAGATGGAGGAGGTACGAGTACCCTCTTTACCACAGCTTCAAACAGAAGGAGTTACATTTGAAAGCACAAATGTTGAAAGAGTAGAACTTGGAATACTGAGTACATTACAATGGAGAATGAACTATGCAACTCCCTTCGCTTTTCTTCGctatttcataataaaattcTCCAGGCAGGATTCTCCACCAAGGGAAACGGTATCTAGGACCGTGCAATCCATTTTGGCTTTAATGAGAG AGATACATTTGATGAGCCATCGACCTTCGGTTATAGCAGCGGCTGCCACATTAGTGGTATTAAATAACAGCTTAACAAGAACCACATTGGAGACCCAGATGAATTCAATTGCTTATCCAGGATTTCTTAATATTGTGAGTGATTAA
- the LOC133682560 gene encoding cyclin-D5-1-like isoform X1 — protein sequence MLSACNEIKKMADESLSPGDLFCYEDFLGELAVADEDDTYIDITRTYVGDPDSEDEYLTLLANREPHQGFNANETLVLDASFRTARLEAITWILRTRKNFGFHFHTAYLSMIYFDRFLSSRFIDRNYTRVVSLISVGCISLAAKMEEVRVPSLPQLQTEGVTFESTNVERVELGILSTLQWRMNYATPFAFLRYFIIKFSRQDSPPRETVSRTVQSILALMREIHLMSHRPSVIAAAATLVVLNNSLTRTTLETQMNSIAYPGFLNIEEVFQCYNLLQQLDVENLHTPRNVNSASRSNDIKRRRLQFDNDGPA from the exons ATGCTCTCAGCATgcaatgaaataaagaaaatggcAGACGAATCTTTATCTCCCGGTGATCTTTTTTGTTATGAAGATTTTCTTGGTGAATTGGCAGTAGCAGATGAAGATGATACATACATTGATATTACAAGGACTTATGTTGGTGACCCAGATTCGGAAGACGAGTATTTGACGTTGTTGGCTAATCGAGAGCCTCATCAAGGTTTTAATGCTAATGAAACTTTGGTTCTTGATGCCTCGTTTAGAACTGCCCGCTTGGAAGCTATTACATGGATTCTCAGA ACAAGAAAAAACtttggttttcattttcataCCGCATACTTGTCAATGATATATTTTGATCGGTTCCTTTCAAGCCGTTTCATTGAT AGAAATTATACTAGGGTAGTTAGCTTGATATCTGTAGGCTGTATTTCTTTGGCCGCAAAGATGGAGGAGGTACGAGTACCCTCTTTACCACAGCTTCAAACAGAAGGAGTTACATTTGAAAGCACAAATGTTGAAAGAGTAGAACTTGGAATACTGAGTACATTACAATGGAGAATGAACTATGCAACTCCCTTCGCTTTTCTTCGctatttcataataaaattcTCCAGGCAGGATTCTCCACCAAGGGAAACGGTATCTAGGACCGTGCAATCCATTTTGGCTTTAATGAGAG AGATACATTTGATGAGCCATCGACCTTCGGTTATAGCAGCGGCTGCCACATTAGTGGTATTAAATAACAGCTTAACAAGAACCACATTGGAGACCCAGATGAATTCAATTGCTTATCCAGGATTTCTTAATATT GAAGAGGTGTTTCAATGTTACAATCTACTGCAGCAATTAGATGTGGAAAACCTTCACACACCAAGAAATGTAAATTCGGCTAGTAGGAGTAATGACATCAAGAGACGAAGACTTCAATTTGATAATGATGGCCCTGCTTAA